In Meiothermus sp. CFH 77666, the sequence CCTCGCCGCTATCGCGCCACTCCACCCGGCCCCCCCGGGGGCCCCGGATGGTGTAGACCACACTCCCCACAAAAAAGCTGAACAGGCTAATCCCCTCGCGCCCGGTGGACTGCCCCACCGAGACCGAGAAAATGGGCGACAGGGCATAGCGGTCGTCCACGCGGGAAAGGGCCGCCGCCAGCCGGCTCGCCCGGAAAGGCACCCAGCCTGGTGGGGCGTCGGCCTGGGGGTTCTGCGCGGTCATGAAGGCCTGGGCTTCGGCCTGGGCAAAGCCCACCGGGTTGAGCCCGAAAGCGTTGATGTAGGGCGGGGCCCTGCCTTCAAGCAGTTCGTTGAGCCCGGCCAGCCGCCCAAAACCCCCTTCGGTGCCGCCAAAGTATTGCTCACGGGTGAGGGGAATCAGGCGGGGTGCGCCATCCAGCAAAATCAGGCCGCTGATTTTATCGCCCCGGTACAGCGCAAAGAGCGAGGCCAGGCTCGCACCCAGCGAGTGCCCGGCCAGCACCACAGGACTGGTGCTTCGGGCCTGGTCGACCACCTGCTCGAGGTCGTCCAGGTGTACCTTCAGGCCCCAGTCCTTGAGGAAGGGAAAATCGGGCAGCTGGTAGTTCTGGTAGTAGGCCCAGGGGTCGGGCGATGTAAAGCCCCGGCGGTCCTCGAGGCCGTTGGCCCGCCGATCCCAGGCCCAGACCGCCCAGCCAGGGGCCGCCAGCACCAGCCGTCGGGCCAGGGCCTCAAAATTGGTGGCACCCCCCAAGAACCCCGGCACCAAAACGATGGTGCCGCGCGGGGTTCCCTGGGCCGGGTAGACCAGCACGTAACTTCGGTCCAGAGCCGCCCCCGCTGCCGTCGGTGCGCCCGGAATAGCCCGGTACTCGGCCTGGCCTGTCCAGCGCGCGGGCTGAGCCAGGCCTGTACCCAGCAGAACCATAGCCAGAACCACCCACCTACGCATACCCTTCTATCCTGAGGCCACCAGGGGGTTCAGACTTGACCAGAGCCCACAAAAAAGGGTGGGCCGAAGCCCACCCTCTAGCCTGCTTTGCCCTTATGGGCTGCCAAAACTATCCTCGACCACGATCACCTCGAGGGTCTGGCCGGCCAGCAAGCCTACCGCAAAGACGCTGTAGACCTTGCCGCCTTCAAAGCCCACCCCCTCGAGCGGCAGCGCTACCGTGGTGGTGCCGGTGGGACGTACCTCGAGGTTGTAAACCCCCGCCGGAACCGTGCCGTAGCCGGAAATCTGGTTGAAAGCCAGGTTGCGGAACAGCACCGGCCCCCCTTTGAGGGCCACATCTACCGCCGGGGCATCCGGCGAGGCATGCACGATGCGAACCTTGGCCACCCCTTCGGCAGGGGCGATGCGGTCTTCGACCAGCCGGGCCTTGAGGGTCGAGGCCGTACCCAGCGCCATGACCGTGTAGTACTTACCCGCCTGCACGCGGATGGCTACATCGGCCACCTTCACCGGGTTCTGCCCGGGGGTCTGCACGGTCAGGGTCAGGCTGCCGGCGGGCACCTCGGCGTAGTAGGTCACATCCTTGAAAGCCTGGGCCTCAAAAACCTTGTTACCGCCGGAGAGGATATCCACCGCCGGGGCATCGGGCACCAGATGGGCAAAGCGCACAAAGGCTGTGTTGCCACCCCCCTGAGCTAGGGCAAAACCCAGCACCAGCATCAGGCCCGCGATCAATTTCATCCACCGCATACGACGCTCCTTTCTACCGACAGGGTTTATATACTTGCCAGGTCATCGTATCGTGAGACGCGCAGTTCAGCAACCTCTCTGGCCTACAGAGCCCCTACCTGGGAAAAACTAAATACATCGTCGTAGAGATGTCCGTACACCTCCGGGTTTCCGGGAGGGATTGACATAGAGCTCCCTCCCTACCACGTAGGGAGGGCCGGGGAGGGTATCGGGCAAGGCCCAGCAATCAACTGGCTGCACCAAGTCGCTGTTCGGCAACCCCACCTAACCTCCCCCACACGGTAGGGGAGGAACGAAAGGGCGTCTGCTACGGCTTTTGCCAGAGCATACTGCGTAGTTCGTGCCGCAATGGGCAGCTCTGTAAGGGTTCTAAACCTTGTACAGGCGCAACTTGAAAGCGCCCCCGCTGACCGACGGGGGCGCCGCACCCGGGCTAGCTATTTGGGCAAAAGAACTGTGTCAATCACGTGAATGATCCCGTTGCTGGCTTGAATATCCACTGCCGTGACGGTGGAGTTGCCGTTCAGAATTACCTTGCCATCCTTCACCGCAATGGTCACGTTTTGCCCCTCCACGGTTTTAGCTTCTTTGAGATTCACGACCTGGCTCGAGGGCACCCGTCCAGCCACCACATGGTAGGTCAAAACCTTGGTCAGGGCTGCCTTGTCGGCCAGCAGTTTATCCAGGTCGGCCTTGGGTATCTTGGCAAAGGCTTCATTGGTGGGCGCAAAGACGGTGAAGGGGCCAGGGCCCGAGAGGGTTTGGACCAGTCCGGCGGCCTGGACGGCGGCCAGCAGGGTGCTGAAGTTGGGGTTGGTAGCCACAATCTGCGCGATGGTCTGGTTCTGGGTGGTGCTCTGGGCGCTGGTCAGGGTCAGGCCGAGGGCGGCCAGGGCCAAGCTGCCTGCTACAAACAATGCCTTGAGTTTCATTTCCTACCTCCCTGTACAACTTGGATTGGGTTAGAGGTCAAGTCTTTACCTGCACCCAGGCCGTTGGTATCGGCTTTGGGCTGATGAACACTTACCTCGCAACCTCTGATGACTACGTTATACGTTGAGGATTAGTACAACATTTGTCCAAGTTACGTTCAGATTTGTAGGGCATGCAACACATCGAAGCCCAGTAAGAACCATCCCTGCACAATGATGGCGAGGCCAAACCCCTTCTGCAACGGTTTTGGGCGCAGCCACAAAGCCAGCCCTACCGCCACATACAGGGCATCGAGCCCAGCATTAATCCAAAGGAACTGGCGGAGGCTTGCTGGGTCGGGCTCGGCTCCCAGCCAGCCTCCATAGGCAATCGCCGCGTTTACCAAGGCCCAGACTCCGGTCATGAACCAGAACGGCCTCCAGAAGGCATGTTGAGTGCGCCACAAACCGAAAAGAGCGCCCGCCAAACACACCAGTGCCCACAGCAGCAGTTGCTGGGCTATGCGTTCCCCCACCAGCTCACTCAAGTCTTCCTCCCTTTGGCCTGGCCTCTGCAGCGTTCCGAACAGTACTTCACATCCGGCCAGTTCTGGGCCCATTTCTTGCGCCACTGAAAGGGCCGACCACAAACCGGACATACCTTGACCGGTAGGTGTGTTTTGAAGCCTTTGTACCGCATATACAATCCCTGGAAATTGAGTATCGGGGTAGAGCTTCGTAGAGATGCTCGTTTGCTGTCGCCAGTTACGGGCCGCATGTCACAGGTCAGACGAGGGCTGAGGCTGCCCCGGTAACACCTGCTTTTAGCGTTTGACCTTGATCGCCCACAAATCCTCAACCGGTGCAAACCCTTGCTCGAGGGCATGCTGGTGGCAGCCAACGGTGGGCAGATAGGATTTTTGTCTAGCCACTAGAAACCTCTGGCCTTCGGCTCCTGACTCTCTGCCGCCATGCCCGGCTTTTTGGCGATCTTCTCGGCAGCCGCCAGGTAGCGTCGGCGGGCAAACTCCAGATCCAGCACCGGGGCTTTGTAGGGCTGGGCAAGGCCGTTCGATTCGGGCACCCAGCGCTTGAGCCAGACGCCGCCGGGGTCGTGGGTCTCGGCCTGGGTGATCAGGTTGAAAACCCGAAAGTAGGGCGCCGCATCCACGCCCAGCCCGCCTGCCCAGTGCCAGCCTTGCAGGTTGGAGGCG encodes:
- a CDS encoding alpha/beta fold hydrolase, with protein sequence MRRWVVLAMVLLGTGLAQPARWTGQAEYRAIPGAPTAAGAALDRSYVLVYPAQGTPRGTIVLVPGFLGGATNFEALARRLVLAAPGWAVWAWDRRANGLEDRRGFTSPDPWAYYQNYQLPDFPFLKDWGLKVHLDDLEQVVDQARSTSPVVLAGHSLGASLASLFALYRGDKISGLILLDGAPRLIPLTREQYFGGTEGGFGRLAGLNELLEGRAPPYINAFGLNPVGFAQAEAQAFMTAQNPQADAPPGWVPFRASRLAAALSRVDDRYALSPIFSVSVGQSTGREGISLFSFFVGSVVYTIRGPRGGRVEWRDSGEATDPMEFISSYANPTTGFSEWFFPYRLSLDISAYDVAMPELRPRSLAYPVLALGAGRGLLPQTSNFQSVGEVFPSTRVDIRILPGLTHLDILTSRNGAAVGPIAAYLQGVR
- a CDS encoding DUF4397 domain-containing protein, whose translation is MRWMKLIAGLMLVLGFALAQGGGNTAFVRFAHLVPDAPAVDILSGGNKVFEAQAFKDVTYYAEVPAGSLTLTVQTPGQNPVKVADVAIRVQAGKYYTVMALGTASTLKARLVEDRIAPAEGVAKVRIVHASPDAPAVDVALKGGPVLFRNLAFNQISGYGTVPAGVYNLEVRPTGTTTVALPLEGVGFEGGKVYSVFAVGLLAGQTLEVIVVEDSFGSP
- a CDS encoding fasciclin domain-containing protein, which produces MKLKALFVAGSLALAALGLTLTSAQSTTQNQTIAQIVATNPNFSTLLAAVQAAGLVQTLSGPGPFTVFAPTNEAFAKIPKADLDKLLADKAALTKVLTYHVVAGRVPSSQVVNLKEAKTVEGQNVTIAVKDGKVILNGNSTVTAVDIQASNGIIHVIDTVLLPK
- a CDS encoding DUF2256 domain-containing protein; this translates as MPSSKGLHRLRICGRSRSNAKSRCYRGSLSPRLTCDMRPVTGDSKRASLRSSTPILNFQGLYMRYKGFKTHLPVKVCPVCGRPFQWRKKWAQNWPDVKYCSERCRGQAKGRKT